A region of Streptomyces cinnamoneus DNA encodes the following proteins:
- the lanKC gene encoding class III lanthionine synthetase LanKC, translated as MLAQGHLVADPLFVDAPDRIEDTASRFARSGQPAPPGWRRAERGGWVALRRRGVRLPAQGWKVHASATAEEAARVVDTVWEYCVERGVSFKFLRSRALLALVNSKRAPRSAGGKLVTIYPRGEEALERTLKELSSLLRGVKGPYILSDLRWDEGPLYLRYGGFSPRYCFARDGEYVPAVVRPDGEPVPDVRGPVFRVPPWARVPGFVDQRIRAARADGSGGLPFTVEKALHFSNGGGVYRATDRRTGRRVVLREARPYAGVDDNGMDAVARLTREHAVLERLRGLRCVPEVIARTRHWEHHFLVEEFVEGERLHEAIARRHPLFRPGAGEGEAAEYARWACAVLERIEAAVASLHGRGVVFGDLHPGNVLVRPDGGVCLVDFETAFEEGEGFTPVLGTAGFVAPWARSGRAVDAYALDCLRLAVFCPLTELTRFDPHKHEQLIRLVENRFPVPPGYGDRLRKGLAPPVAAPPPPAAGWPDGGPDGPGAGPCRWDAVLDSLGEAIRRSATPERADRLFPGDVRQFDGQGTALAFGAAGVLYALRRTGQDGGPCFEGYVDWLARAVERTRWPRPGLYDGLAGVAYVLDELGRPEVARETLGRLASFDLKGCGPGLFGGLAGIALVLLRFGDVEAAARLGGALATALDDDGPAPAGGVGLLRGWSGPALLFVRLFAATGESALLRHAERALARDVARCGVSGERYVGVRDGQRWLPTLGGGGAGVGVVLHEYLRHREDPRLARLRDRVRDSLGTELLLSSGLLDGHAGLLYALTHLGGRGAPVRTQLRGLGLHAVRFQGELAFPTEGLLRLSMDLGTGTAGVLLAVHAAVRRDSAASLPFLRPDGGRGDGAAVSGRPSP; from the coding sequence GTGCTCGCTCAAGGCCACCTCGTCGCCGACCCCCTCTTCGTGGACGCGCCGGACCGGATCGAGGACACGGCGAGCCGGTTCGCCCGGAGCGGCCAGCCGGCACCGCCGGGCTGGCGGCGGGCGGAGCGCGGCGGCTGGGTGGCGCTGCGGCGGCGGGGCGTGCGGCTGCCCGCCCAGGGCTGGAAGGTCCACGCGTCGGCCACGGCCGAGGAGGCCGCCCGGGTGGTCGACACCGTGTGGGAGTACTGCGTCGAGCGGGGCGTCAGCTTCAAGTTCCTGCGCAGCCGCGCCCTGCTGGCCCTGGTCAACAGCAAGCGGGCGCCCCGGTCGGCCGGCGGCAAGCTCGTGACGATCTACCCGCGCGGCGAGGAGGCGCTGGAGCGCACGCTCAAGGAGCTGTCGTCGCTGCTGCGCGGAGTCAAGGGGCCCTACATCCTCAGCGATCTGCGCTGGGACGAGGGCCCGTTGTACCTGCGGTACGGCGGGTTCTCGCCGCGGTACTGCTTCGCGCGCGACGGCGAGTACGTGCCCGCCGTCGTGCGCCCTGACGGCGAGCCGGTGCCCGACGTGCGCGGACCGGTCTTCAGGGTGCCGCCGTGGGCGCGGGTGCCGGGCTTCGTCGACCAGCGGATCCGGGCCGCCCGGGCGGACGGCTCCGGCGGGCTGCCCTTCACCGTGGAGAAGGCGCTGCACTTCTCCAACGGCGGGGGCGTCTACCGGGCGACGGACCGCCGCACCGGCCGGCGGGTGGTGCTCCGCGAGGCCCGCCCGTACGCCGGTGTGGACGACAACGGCATGGACGCGGTGGCGCGGCTGACCCGTGAACACGCCGTGCTCGAACGGCTCCGGGGGCTGCGCTGCGTGCCGGAGGTGATCGCCCGCACCCGGCACTGGGAGCACCACTTCCTGGTCGAGGAGTTCGTGGAGGGGGAACGGCTGCACGAGGCGATCGCCCGGCGCCATCCGCTGTTCCGGCCCGGCGCCGGGGAGGGGGAGGCGGCCGAGTACGCCCGGTGGGCGTGCGCCGTCCTGGAGCGGATCGAGGCGGCCGTCGCGTCGCTGCACGGCCGGGGGGTGGTCTTCGGGGACCTCCACCCCGGCAACGTGCTGGTGCGGCCGGACGGCGGCGTCTGTCTCGTCGACTTCGAGACGGCCTTCGAGGAGGGGGAGGGCTTCACGCCCGTGCTGGGCACGGCGGGCTTCGTGGCTCCGTGGGCGCGTTCGGGCCGGGCCGTCGACGCGTACGCCCTGGACTGCCTGCGGCTGGCGGTGTTCTGCCCCCTGACGGAGCTGACGCGCTTCGATCCGCACAAGCACGAGCAGCTGATCCGGCTGGTGGAGAACCGCTTCCCGGTGCCGCCGGGCTACGGCGACCGGCTGCGGAAGGGCCTGGCGCCGCCGGTCGCCGCTCCCCCGCCGCCGGCGGCGGGCTGGCCGGACGGCGGCCCGGACGGGCCGGGCGCGGGGCCCTGCCGCTGGGACGCGGTGCTGGACTCGCTGGGCGAGGCGATCCGGCGCAGCGCCACGCCGGAGCGCGCCGACCGCCTGTTCCCGGGCGACGTGCGGCAGTTCGACGGCCAGGGGACGGCCCTGGCGTTCGGCGCGGCCGGGGTGCTGTACGCCCTCCGGCGCACCGGGCAGGACGGCGGTCCGTGTTTCGAGGGGTACGTCGACTGGCTCGCCCGCGCGGTGGAGCGCACCCGCTGGCCACGGCCGGGGCTCTACGACGGGCTGGCGGGGGTGGCGTACGTGCTCGACGAGCTGGGGCGCCCCGAGGTGGCGCGCGAGACCCTCGGCCGGCTGGCCTCCTTCGACCTCAAGGGCTGCGGGCCGGGGCTTTTCGGGGGGCTCGCCGGCATCGCCCTGGTCCTGCTGCGCTTCGGTGACGTGGAGGCCGCGGCCCGGCTCGGCGGCGCCCTGGCCACGGCGCTCGACGACGACGGCCCGGCGCCGGCCGGCGGCGTGGGCCTGCTGCGGGGCTGGTCGGGACCGGCGCTGTTGTTCGTGCGCCTCTTCGCCGCGACCGGCGAGAGCGCGCTGCTGCGCCACGCGGAACGCGCGCTGGCGCGCGACGTCGCCCGGTGCGGGGTGAGCGGGGAACGGTACGTGGGGGTGCGGGACGGACAGCGGTGGCTCCCCACGCTCGGCGGGGGCGGCGCGGGCGTCGGCGTCGTCCTGCACGAATACCTCCGGCACCGGGAGGACCCGCGTCTCGCGCGGCTGCGGGACCGCGTCCGCGACAGCCTCGGCACGGAGCTGCTCCTGTCGTCCGGCCTGCTGGACGGGCACGCCGGGCTGCTGTACGCCCTGACGCACCTGGGCGGCCGCGGGGCACCGGTGCGGACCCAGTTGCGCGGGCTCGGGCTGCACGCGGTGCGCTTCCAGGGCGAGCTGGCGTTCCCCACGGAGGGGCTGCTGAGGCTGTCGATGGACCTGGGGACGGGTACGGCGGGGGTGCTGCTGGCGGTGCACGCGGCGGTGCGGCGGGACTCGGCGGCGTCACTTCCGTTCCTGCGCCCGGACGGTGGGCGGGGGGACGGGGCGGCCGTCAGTGGCCGCCCGTCACCTTGA
- a CDS encoding YchJ family protein — protein sequence MSRRNARREPAITTTSPCPCGRAATYGDCCGSFHSGRAAAPTAERLMRSRYSAFAVRDTAYLLRTWHSTTRPPALDLDEDVRWTGLDILATTGGSAFHTEGTVEFRAHCVVHGHADSQAERSRFVREDGNWVYLDAAG from the coding sequence GTGTCCAGAAGAAACGCACGCCGGGAGCCGGCGATCACCACCACCTCGCCCTGCCCCTGCGGGCGCGCCGCGACCTACGGGGACTGCTGCGGCAGCTTCCACAGCGGGCGGGCCGCCGCCCCGACGGCGGAGCGCCTGATGCGCTCGCGCTACAGCGCCTTCGCCGTCCGGGACACCGCCTATCTGCTGCGCACCTGGCACTCGACGACGCGGCCGCCCGCCCTGGACCTCGACGAGGACGTCCGGTGGACCGGCCTCGACATCCTCGCCACGACCGGCGGCAGCGCCTTCCACACCGAGGGGACGGTCGAGTTCCGCGCCCACTGCGTCGTCCACGGCCACGCCGACTCCCAAGCCGAACGCAGCCGTTTCGTGCGCGAGGACGGGAACTGGGTGTACCTGGACGCCGCAGGCTGA
- a CDS encoding TolB family protein, which translates to MRSRLFVAAFTAVALLTACGGGGTDPGPDAESPHAARADGAELLFRGGGRASAQNPAFSPDGASVVFTLFREGYNEGAAALRVLPLGARGTARAKPTTLLDEADRAAVNLPGSSWSPSGEVAFASDRAGRDEVWVLRPGGEPARVTAHEGASGYLEPSFSPDGAWIVFQESVEREGSGDHAGSGSLWKVRRDGTGAVRLLDGPATRSDNRQPNWSPKGDKLVFQRREGDGDWALYTVNADGSGLRRLTRGRGEHTDPSWSPDGRWVVFSSTEGGLDLPQIFVTPADGGGRPVRVTRDDGRYDGAPSWSPDGRWIAFESHAGDEDRPSSLWRIPAPGTG; encoded by the coding sequence GTGCGCAGTCGTCTGTTCGTCGCAGCGTTCACCGCCGTCGCCCTGCTGACCGCGTGCGGCGGTGGCGGCACGGACCCCGGGCCGGACGCGGAGTCCCCGCACGCCGCACGCGCCGACGGAGCCGAGCTGCTGTTCCGCGGGGGCGGGCGGGCCAGTGCCCAGAACCCGGCGTTCTCGCCCGACGGCGCGTCCGTGGTGTTCACCCTCTTCCGGGAGGGCTACAACGAGGGCGCCGCCGCCCTGCGCGTCCTGCCGCTCGGTGCGCGCGGCACGGCGCGCGCGAAGCCCACGACCCTCCTCGACGAGGCCGACCGGGCCGCGGTGAACCTGCCGGGTTCCAGCTGGAGTCCGTCCGGTGAGGTGGCCTTCGCCTCGGACCGGGCCGGCCGGGACGAGGTCTGGGTGCTCAGGCCCGGCGGGGAACCCGCCCGGGTCACCGCGCACGAGGGGGCGTCGGGCTATCTGGAGCCCAGCTTCTCGCCGGACGGCGCGTGGATCGTCTTCCAGGAGAGCGTCGAGCGGGAGGGCTCCGGCGACCACGCCGGCAGCGGCTCGCTGTGGAAGGTGCGCCGCGACGGCACTGGAGCGGTCCGGCTGCTGGACGGGCCCGCCACCCGCAGCGACAACCGCCAGCCCAACTGGTCGCCCAAGGGGGACAAGCTGGTCTTCCAGCGGCGCGAGGGCGACGGCGACTGGGCGCTGTACACCGTGAACGCCGACGGTTCGGGGCTGCGCCGGCTCACGCGGGGCCGGGGCGAGCACACCGATCCCAGTTGGTCGCCCGACGGCCGGTGGGTGGTGTTCTCCTCCACCGAGGGCGGCCTGGACCTGCCGCAGATCTTCGTCACGCCCGCGGACGGCGGGGGCCGCCCGGTCCGGGTGACCAGGGACGACGGCCGCTACGACGGGGCCCCGAGCTGGTCGCCGGACGGGCGGTGGATCGCCTTCGAGTCCCACGCCGGGGACGAGGACCGGCCGTCCTCGCTGTGGCGGATCCCCGCCCCCGGCACCGGGTGA
- a CDS encoding MarR family winged helix-turn-helix transcriptional regulator has protein sequence MAHETDAGGGDGTAGGAGIATAEQAANDGLVLAFGRLQGAANRLEYILGRAIEEECGISHLMFEVLLILGRAGEAGLPMRSIAQERVLSTGGVTRLVDRMEAAGLVVRDTDPDDRRGRLVRLTAVGEETVVRAARVHRENIRRFFLEPLPPEHRERFAEDLRTLSHAARDALPRLR, from the coding sequence GTGGCACACGAAACGGACGCCGGAGGAGGCGACGGAACGGCCGGCGGAGCGGGGATCGCGACGGCCGAGCAGGCGGCGAACGACGGCCTCGTACTGGCCTTCGGGCGGCTCCAGGGGGCCGCGAACCGGCTGGAGTACATCCTCGGCCGGGCCATCGAGGAGGAGTGCGGCATCAGCCACCTGATGTTCGAGGTACTGCTGATCCTGGGCCGTGCCGGCGAGGCCGGCCTTCCGATGCGGTCCATCGCGCAGGAGCGCGTCCTGAGCACCGGCGGGGTGACCCGGCTGGTGGACCGGATGGAGGCGGCCGGGCTGGTGGTGCGGGACACCGATCCGGACGACCGGCGGGGCCGGCTGGTGCGGCTGACCGCCGTGGGCGAGGAGACGGTGGTGCGCGCCGCCCGGGTCCACCGGGAGAACATCCGGCGCTTCTTCCTGGAGCCGCTGCCGCCGGAGCACCGCGAGCGCTTCGCCGAGGACCTGCGGACCCTCAGCCACGCGGCGCGGGACGCGCTGCCCCGGCTGCGGTGA
- a CDS encoding ArsR/SmtB family transcription factor → MLELEFTARDLARTRFALSLLWEVVASVRILKNDHEEHGLFRPWTGQARRRLAAAGLDWALLADLVPAPPRTVPLFVAPPPTTPLADLGVELAVLRATPVEQVRSGLDGRWAPRSARVEALRDDPRRGLAELAELVEAYWEVALAPYWPRMRSLLEGDVLHRARLLAEGGTDRLLNDLDPAVGWDSDTLRVRHLYVRGARRLDGRGLLLVPSVFAWPRVFSITAPGWQPTLRYPPRGVATLWERRTAVAEPLAAVIGRGRARLLAELDTPAATAELARRTGMTPGGVSQHLTALRAAGLVDGHRTGRYVLYTRTEAAEVLLAAADRR, encoded by the coding sequence GTGCTGGAGCTGGAGTTCACGGCCCGGGACCTGGCGCGGACCAGGTTCGCCCTGTCCCTTCTGTGGGAGGTCGTGGCCAGCGTCCGGATCCTGAAGAACGACCACGAGGAGCACGGGCTGTTCCGGCCCTGGACCGGGCAGGCGCGGCGACGACTGGCAGCCGCCGGGCTCGACTGGGCCCTGCTGGCCGATCTGGTCCCCGCCCCGCCCCGGACCGTCCCCCTCTTCGTCGCGCCGCCTCCCACGACCCCGCTGGCCGACCTCGGGGTGGAACTGGCCGTGCTCCGCGCCACCCCCGTGGAGCAGGTCCGCTCCGGCCTCGACGGGCGGTGGGCGCCGCGCTCCGCCCGCGTCGAGGCACTGCGCGACGATCCGCGGCGCGGCCTCGCGGAGCTCGCCGAACTCGTCGAGGCCTACTGGGAGGTCGCGCTCGCACCGTACTGGCCGAGGATGCGCTCGCTGCTGGAGGGCGACGTGCTCCACCGGGCGCGGCTCCTGGCCGAGGGCGGCACCGACAGACTGCTCAACGACCTGGACCCCGCCGTCGGCTGGGACAGCGACACCTTGCGCGTCCGGCACCTCTACGTCCGGGGCGCCCGGCGGCTCGACGGGCGCGGTCTGCTGCTCGTGCCGTCGGTGTTCGCGTGGCCGCGCGTCTTCTCGATCACCGCCCCCGGCTGGCAGCCCACGCTCCGCTACCCGCCGCGCGGCGTGGCCACGCTGTGGGAGCGGCGCACAGCGGTCGCCGAGCCGCTGGCCGCGGTGATCGGACGGGGCAGGGCCCGGCTGCTGGCCGAACTCGACACCCCCGCCGCCACCGCCGAACTGGCCCGCCGCACCGGGATGACGCCGGGCGGGGTCTCCCAGCACCTGACCGCGCTCCGCGCGGCCGGCCTGGTCGACGGCCACCGGACCGGCCGCTACGTGCTCTACACCCGTACCGAGGCCGCCGAGGTCCTGCTGGCCGCCGCGGACCGCCGGTGA
- a CDS encoding MFS transporter yields MTTTELGARPTTTPRPLLHDPGYRLLVTATVVSKLGSSVSYLAIPLVAVVALRSTVGQVGLLATLGTLAVLLIGLPSGAWVDRMRRRPVMIAADLTRAALLLSVPAAWALGALTIGQLYAVVLLAGAATVFHDVAAQSHLPQLVGRDRIAQANSLLVTVDAAALIGGRSAGGFLIALVSAPAAIVIDAASYLWSALCLARIRRPEPAPEATGRGHLLADIREGVRFVFGHPSLRAVAVAGACTNLSIQLCQTVLPLLLARELALPGFVIGLFFATGGVGVLCGSLSARVLARRLGAGRVLWLLGLVVTPFGMALAVIDRGPALWLAAGGWLVTTFKVGVDNVLAVSFRQSVTPDRLLGRVNATMRLVLTGSLAAGAALAGLLGELLSVRAALWAGALSLALTWVPIACSPLRRLREIPGL; encoded by the coding sequence ATGACCACGACCGAACTCGGCGCCCGCCCGACCACGACCCCCCGCCCCCTGCTCCACGATCCCGGCTACCGGCTGCTCGTCACCGCGACGGTGGTGAGCAAGCTCGGCAGCTCGGTCAGCTACCTGGCGATCCCCCTGGTCGCCGTGGTGGCTCTGCGGAGCACCGTCGGCCAGGTCGGCCTGCTGGCGACCCTGGGCACTCTGGCGGTCCTGCTGATCGGGCTGCCGTCCGGCGCCTGGGTCGACCGGATGCGCCGGCGGCCGGTGATGATCGCCGCGGACCTGACCAGAGCGGCTCTCCTGCTCTCCGTGCCGGCCGCCTGGGCGCTCGGCGCCCTGACCATCGGACAGCTGTACGCCGTCGTCCTGCTGGCGGGCGCGGCCACCGTCTTCCACGACGTGGCGGCGCAGAGCCATCTGCCGCAGCTGGTCGGCCGCGACCGGATCGCCCAGGCCAACTCCCTGCTGGTGACGGTCGACGCCGCCGCCCTGATCGGGGGCCGCAGCGCGGGCGGATTCCTCATCGCGCTGGTGTCCGCCCCCGCGGCGATCGTGATCGACGCGGCCAGCTACCTCTGGTCGGCCCTCTGCCTCGCGCGGATCCGGCGACCGGAACCGGCGCCCGAGGCGACCGGCCGCGGTCATCTGCTCGCGGACATCCGCGAGGGCGTGCGTTTCGTCTTCGGCCACCCCTCCTTGAGGGCGGTCGCCGTCGCGGGTGCCTGCACCAACCTGTCGATCCAGCTCTGCCAGACCGTCCTGCCCCTCCTGCTCGCCCGGGAACTCGCCCTGCCCGGCTTCGTCATCGGTCTCTTCTTCGCCACGGGCGGAGTCGGCGTTCTGTGCGGTTCCCTGTCGGCCCGCGTTTTGGCGCGCCGGCTCGGCGCCGGGCGGGTTCTCTGGCTGCTGGGCCTGGTCGTCACGCCGTTCGGCATGGCCCTGGCCGTGATCGACCGGGGCCCGGCGCTCTGGCTGGCCGCCGGCGGCTGGCTGGTCACCACCTTCAAGGTCGGCGTGGACAACGTCCTGGCGGTCAGCTTCCGCCAGAGCGTGACCCCTGACCGGCTGCTCGGCCGGGTGAACGCCACCATGCGCCTGGTCCTGACCGGCTCCCTCGCCGCGGGTGCGGCCCTGGCCGGCCTCCTCGGGGAGCTGCTCTCGGTCCGCGCCGCGCTGTGGGCCGGCGCCCTCAGTCTGGCGCTGACCTGGGTGCCGATCGCCTGCTCGCCCCTGCGCCGCCTGCGCGAGATACCGGGCCTGTGA
- a CDS encoding DsbA family protein — MKLVYVFDAYCGWSYGFSPVLAEVTRRHPELAVEVVSGGLFTGARRVPIREFGYVQGANAKISELTGVTFGQPYDRLIADGSFVMDSEAAARGMAALRQAAPDRAAELAAAMQEAFYAAGLSLSDAATYRRIASGAGLDADAVTAAFGAPAAQTAARADFRRAAGFGVQGFPTLLAVDGDRAAVLAVGHATADQVDHGLAAFGAATR, encoded by the coding sequence ATGAAGCTCGTCTACGTCTTCGACGCCTACTGCGGCTGGTCCTACGGCTTCTCGCCGGTGCTGGCCGAGGTCACCCGCCGCCACCCGGAGCTCGCGGTGGAGGTCGTCTCGGGCGGGCTCTTCACCGGGGCCCGGAGGGTGCCGATCCGCGAATTCGGCTACGTCCAGGGCGCCAACGCCAAGATCAGCGAACTGACGGGGGTGACGTTCGGGCAGCCCTACGACCGGCTGATCGCGGACGGCTCCTTCGTCATGGACTCCGAGGCCGCGGCGCGCGGCATGGCGGCCCTCCGCCAGGCCGCCCCGGACCGGGCCGCGGAGCTCGCCGCGGCGATGCAGGAGGCGTTCTACGCGGCCGGGCTGAGCCTCTCCGACGCGGCCACCTACCGCCGGATCGCCTCGGGCGCCGGCCTGGACGCGGACGCCGTGACCGCCGCGTTCGGCGCCCCGGCGGCGCAGACCGCCGCCCGCGCCGACTTCCGCCGCGCGGCCGGCTTCGGAGTCCAGGGCTTCCCCACCCTGCTGGCCGTCGACGGTGACCGGGCAGCGGTCCTCGCGGTCGGGCACGCCACCGCCGACCAGGTGGACCACGGCCTGGCCGCGTTCGGCGCCGCCACCCGCTGA
- a CDS encoding alpha/beta fold hydrolase, translated as MTRDRGGDDRSVGRYVSEELRDRYFEACEAVMGLGPMPREEVDVETDFGTTHVYLHGPRVGPDARTPVVLVHGAGGNSAQWYPNVAALAGRRPVYAVDTLGDPGRSVQRAPIHEPEDAARWLEQVLDGLGLDRVHLVGHSYGGWLALNQAHRAPGRLASVTLLDPGGLEKTGLRFYAWIFVSALGMVAPVAIRRRLAAWLDQPVLVVPELRAMIWSSLRAFRIRRPSPLPLTEAELRTIRTPLCLLLGERSLLVHPARQAERLPRLVPTARAEIIADTGHGPNLDHAGQVNARMVAFMDAVD; from the coding sequence ATGACCCGTGACCGCGGGGGCGACGACCGTTCCGTCGGGCGTTATGTGAGCGAAGAGCTGCGCGACCGCTACTTCGAGGCGTGCGAGGCGGTCATGGGGCTCGGCCCGATGCCACGTGAGGAGGTCGACGTGGAGACCGACTTCGGCACCACGCACGTGTACCTGCACGGTCCCCGCGTCGGACCCGACGCGCGGACGCCGGTCGTGCTCGTGCACGGCGCCGGCGGCAACTCCGCCCAGTGGTACCCGAACGTGGCGGCCCTCGCCGGGCGCCGGCCCGTCTACGCCGTCGACACGCTCGGCGACCCGGGCCGCAGCGTGCAGCGCGCGCCCATCCACGAGCCGGAGGACGCCGCCCGGTGGCTGGAGCAGGTGCTCGACGGCCTCGGCCTCGACCGGGTCCACCTGGTGGGGCACTCCTACGGCGGGTGGCTCGCGCTGAACCAGGCGCATCGCGCCCCCGGCCGGCTGGCGTCCGTCACCCTGCTGGACCCGGGCGGGCTGGAGAAGACCGGCCTGCGCTTCTACGCCTGGATCTTCGTCAGCGCCCTGGGGATGGTCGCGCCCGTGGCGATCCGCCGGAGGCTGGCGGCGTGGCTGGACCAGCCCGTCCTCGTGGTCCCGGAGCTGCGCGCCATGATCTGGTCGAGCCTCCGGGCGTTCCGCATCCGCCGCCCCTCACCGCTCCCACTGACCGAGGCCGAGCTGCGGACGATCCGCACCCCGCTCTGTCTGCTCCTCGGCGAGCGGAGCCTGTTGGTCCATCCGGCCCGGCAGGCGGAACGGCTGCCACGGCTGGTCCCCACCGCGCGCGCCGAGATCATCGCCGACACCGGGCACGGGCCCAATCTCGATCATGCCGGGCAGGTCAACGCCCGCATGGTCGCCTTCATGGACGCGGTGGACTGA
- a CDS encoding TetR/AcrR family transcriptional regulator, which yields MPKRVDHEQRRAQIAEALLRVAGERGLHAVGMRDVAAEAGVSLRLVQYYFQTKENLLLYGLHHLAEGLGARVGARVAAAGGEGGPRSVVEAVLLESLPTDEESRVFHLVYTAYAVLAVTDEALAAQPFIDGPRAAEDLLTRQLEAAREEGAAVPGLDARTEAIGLLAMSAGLGTSVLVGQRSAEAATAVLRHHLDRLFGGTPAR from the coding sequence ATGCCGAAACGGGTCGACCACGAACAGCGGCGCGCACAGATCGCCGAGGCGCTGCTCCGGGTTGCCGGGGAACGGGGCCTGCACGCCGTCGGGATGCGCGACGTGGCGGCGGAGGCGGGCGTCTCCCTGCGCCTGGTGCAGTACTACTTCCAGACCAAGGAGAACCTGCTGCTCTACGGGCTGCACCACCTCGCCGAGGGCCTCGGTGCGCGCGTCGGCGCCCGGGTGGCGGCCGCGGGAGGCGAGGGCGGGCCGCGGTCGGTCGTGGAGGCGGTGCTGCTGGAGTCGCTGCCGACCGACGAGGAGAGCCGCGTCTTCCATCTCGTCTACACCGCCTACGCGGTGCTCGCCGTGACGGACGAGGCGCTGGCCGCCCAGCCGTTCATCGACGGGCCGCGCGCCGCCGAGGACCTGCTGACGCGCCAGCTGGAGGCGGCCCGCGAGGAGGGCGCCGCCGTGCCCGGCCTGGACGCGCGGACCGAGGCGATCGGCCTGCTGGCCATGTCGGCCGGGCTCGGCACGAGCGTGCTGGTCGGGCAGCGCAGCGCGGAGGCCGCCACGGCCGTCCTGCGCCACCACCTGGACCGGCTGTTCGGCGGCACCCCGGCGCGATGA
- a CDS encoding C40 family peptidase: MSALPRIPVLVSRAGAASAITAATLAASVLVPGLATEASAATAGEQALKAAASKQGSPYQYGAAGPNRFDCSGLTLYSFKRVGKSLPRTAASQYNSTRHVSGGSRQVGDLVFFHSGSNVYHVGIYAGSNKIWHAPKPGTSVRLEKIWSNSVWYGRVK, encoded by the coding sequence ATGTCTGCGTTGCCTCGCATACCCGTGCTCGTTTCCCGCGCCGGCGCCGCGTCGGCCATCACCGCGGCCACGCTCGCGGCTTCGGTGCTCGTCCCCGGCCTCGCCACCGAGGCCTCCGCGGCCACCGCGGGGGAGCAGGCTCTGAAGGCGGCGGCCTCCAAGCAGGGCTCGCCCTACCAGTACGGCGCCGCGGGCCCGAACCGGTTCGACTGCTCGGGTCTGACGCTCTACTCGTTCAAGAGGGTCGGCAAGTCCCTCCCGCGCACCGCGGCGAGCCAGTACAACTCCACCCGGCATGTCTCCGGTGGCTCCCGCCAGGTCGGCGACCTGGTGTTCTTCCACTCGGGCAGCAACGTCTACCACGTCGGCATCTACGCGGGTAGCAACAAGATCTGGCACGCCCCCAAGCCGGGCACCTCCGTGCGCCTGGAGAAGATCTGGTCCAACAGCGTCTGGTACGGCCGGGTCAAGTAG
- a CDS encoding endo alpha-1,4 polygalactosaminidase: MTRRWGRAGALAVALALLAGCSSSSSEPGDEAPEAGAERTARPGATGTPDASGTADTPSASPGSPSASPGAPSASPGTPSGAPARWRPRPGTRWQWQLDGTVDTSVDVPVYDIDGFENSADTVAELHARGRKVICYVNAGAWEDFRPDQAKFPSALRGRKNKGWNGEKWLDIRRLDVLRPLMAGRMEMCRQKGFDAVEPDLTEGFRNDTGFPLTAGHQLAFNRMLVELAHERGLAIGLKNDLDQIPELVRDFDFAVNEQCAQYKECEKLAPFVQGDKAVFHVEYDLEPGAFCGTAKRLGLSSMQKKLDLDAWRRPC, translated from the coding sequence GTGACGCGGCGGTGGGGGAGGGCCGGGGCGCTGGCCGTGGCACTGGCGCTGCTGGCCGGGTGTTCCTCGTCGTCCTCGGAGCCCGGGGACGAGGCGCCGGAGGCGGGAGCGGAGCGCACGGCGCGGCCGGGTGCGACGGGGACGCCGGACGCGTCCGGCACGGCGGACACCCCCTCGGCTTCGCCCGGGAGCCCGTCGGCCTCCCCGGGAGCCCCTTCGGCCTCGCCCGGAACCCCCTCCGGTGCCCCGGCCCGCTGGCGGCCCCGGCCGGGCACCCGCTGGCAGTGGCAGCTCGACGGCACGGTGGACACGTCCGTCGACGTGCCCGTCTACGACATCGACGGTTTCGAGAATTCCGCGGACACCGTCGCCGAACTCCACGCCCGCGGCCGGAAAGTGATCTGTTACGTCAACGCCGGGGCGTGGGAGGACTTCCGGCCCGACCAGGCGAAGTTCCCCTCGGCGCTGCGCGGCAGGAAGAACAAGGGGTGGAACGGCGAGAAATGGCTGGACATCCGCCGGCTCGACGTTCTGCGGCCCCTCATGGCGGGCCGCATGGAGATGTGCCGGCAGAAGGGATTCGACGCCGTCGAACCGGATCTGACGGAGGGATTTCGCAATGACACCGGTTTTCCCCTGACCGCCGGTCATCAGCTGGCATTCAACCGGATGCTGGTGGAACTGGCCCATGAGCGTGGCCTGGCCATCGGTTTGAAGAACGACCTCGACCAGATTCCGGAACTGGTCCGCGACTTCGATTTCGCGGTCAACGAGCAGTGTGCCCAGTACAAGGAGTGCGAGAAGCTGGCGCCGTTCGTCCAGGGGGACAAAGCGGTCTTCCACGTCGAATACGACCTGGAGCCGGGGGCGTTCTGTGGGACCGCGAAGCGGTTGGGGCTGAGTTCCATGCAGAAGAAGCTCGATCTGGACGCCTGGCGCCGCCCCTGCTGA